The Vicia villosa cultivar HV-30 ecotype Madison, WI linkage group LG1, Vvil1.0, whole genome shotgun sequence genome includes a region encoding these proteins:
- the LOC131593606 gene encoding F-box protein SKIP19-like, which produces MLLFVRFSEAVKILPRLEELDISFSNLSNSLDVIGRSCPLLKSFKFAGGFEFQRHSSAEVSFVIAKIMKGLRHLDIQGSKLSNDGLLAILANCRLLESLNIRGCSNVDFTGYLRKRCIDQIRAVQSPWFHDEDYSSEDNDSDFDVLFVDSDALIPFPIANS; this is translated from the exons ATGTTACTCTTCGTAA GATTCAGTGAAGCTGTGAAGATACTTCCACGGTTAGAGGAGCTGGACATTTCATTCTCCAACCTATCGAATTCTCTTGACGTTATTGGCCGTTCTTGCCCACTTCTTAAATCCTTCAAGTTTGCAGGAGGGTTTGAATTCCAGCGTCATTCTTCTGCTGAAGTTAGTTTTGTTATTGCTAAAATAATGAAAGGACTACGTCATCTTGATATTCAAGGAAGTAAGCTCTCTAATGATGGATTGCTTGCAATTCTAGCCAATTGTCGTCTTCTTGAATCTCTCAACATACGAGGTTGTTCTAATGTTGATTTCACTGGATATTTGCGGAAAAGATGCATTGATCAGATCAGAGCTGTTCAGTCGCCGTGGTTTCACGATGAAGACTACTCTTCTGAAGATAATGATTCTGATTTTGATGTTTTATTTGTAGATTCAGATGCATTGATCCCGTTCCCTATTGCTAATTCCTAA